The genomic segment tTCGAGCGTGTAACGCCCGCGGTGTTGCCAATATCGCGCGtgtcatttttaaagaaaataactcTTCTCTAAACGTCgtggtaaaatttataattgagcCAGCGTCAATTATACGACggggttatatatatatatatatatatatatatatgcgtcgTCAGATTTGAGGAGAGATtttaaaagggaaagaaatatGAGGACGAATAAaggatttttaatcgattgtaTTAAACGATAACACGTTTGTGCCGATGTTCGTGgagtttcgattcgatccaTTATTCTATAATCCTTCTCGAATAATAAGGTATTTCGGTCCTTGTTTCGATAGGATGatattaaactaataattcCTCGTTACGTAAAGTAACGAAGGGGATAATATCGAGATAGGTAAATATTTCGActgaatatatgtatttcgaAAGAGGGCGCCCTATCACTCGAGAACATTCCAAAGCGTGAAGCGCAAAAACAATTCGTGAATAAATGCAATCGTTCGTAAAGAGAACTTTCGCTCAAatataaacgaagaaaatacGTAGATTTTACAagcaaaatagaaataaaaaatcgaaaagaaaaaatccgtTCCGAAAAACGATTGAAAGTCTTCGCTTCTCCgtgcaaataaaattacgaaaaaaagaaaaaaaaatatatataagtatatatacgtatatatatatatttttgtctaCACGTTTGCTCGCTGCaacagagaagaaagaagctgTGCGTAATTCTGATCGTTTTTACCGGtctctcgatatttttatcgagaacTTTGTAATTAtcacacgatatatatatatacatacatgcatacatacatacatacatacatacatatatgcatacatatataattattataatattaacacgAGGAAACAAAACGCATTGTTAATGCTTTTAGgaggatatttttcatatacttGAATAATGTGTATCGATGCCAATTGCTGATCGTGATAatcattaatagaaattattatatattaaagaaaaaaaaaaattaaagattgtgGTATAATTaggattctaaaaaaagaaacgaatgttttttctattcaatttatGGATGGAAGATTCGTTCCATTCTTTgcgaattatgaattaaaaaattattaatgttaataaaaagtattatttgatACTTACTAATTGCTAATTGGTAGAAAAAccattaataatcttaattataccacgataatttttaatctagtAAATTAATTGGGATTTTGAAATCtgtaatatatacatgtgtgtgtacgtgtaaTTTTACACGATTATTCGCCGTCGACGGAAAGCAAAGTTAATTAAGTGCTACTTATCGCGATCTATTCAATATTAACTAAATCATTTGATAGAAAGGtggacaattttttcttcgaaatacgACTTCTTTCGAAGTAATAAGAAAGGgatagatagaaaatattatatacggtTATACAAATTTCTGTTTCtagatatgtaattttatcgtttattagtcaaaaaaaaaaaaaaaacgtttattCGAAtggattgaaaattcattaatgcgtcgtaagtatatatacaataagaaAATTCATCGTATTTGTATTTACCAATTCTGGTTGTTAAATCGGGAGAAAAACGACGAAATTTTATCCACAGCCATAGAATTCTTGTCCAAGTAACAAAATCTTCCATAAAACTGTAAAAGTTTCCACGAAATCACGATATTTTTTCCGACTTTTGACACTTCCGAATCACACGATGTACGCACATTCGCATTTCAAACTATTAAACGAGAATCGTAAGCGCGATTCGATAATCGCAAGTAGTAGAACTCGCCGCCATTTTAGCGCGAAATTCAAACGAACGAAAGCATAGCTGAATCGCCGTAGAAAATAGGCTTGTCGCAACTTGTTGAATCGACGATCGACGAAGCATGTgataattgatttcgatattcATGATATGTAAATGTTAAGGCATCTCAGGATAACGCGTGTAATTACTTTtcaagttattaatataaacaacgTATGACAAATTTTTTGCTCCGCATACGGTAGAACGTTCGATAAGCACATCTGACCAAAATCAACCGTAAAGAGGCACTTTCCATAGCAAACAGTATTACAACTAAGTAAgtattataactattaaacacaaaatatttaaaaaaaagagttgcattttttgcaatttgatatgataaaataaaaatataaaaataaaattaataattaacggcGAGTTAAATCACATCgtagtaattttaatgataaatgattttatttaataggaTGCACATTGACTAGCatcaaaattgaattgttACAATTTGAAAGTGTCTCTTACAACGAACTACTCTAGCCTTCAacgtttataaaattcatcgatccATAGTTTTAATAGTGGCAGATCTAGGCTTTAAGATAATCGACGAAAAATATGTGAATAAACATTGATTACATAAGTGCATAAGAATAATCGAATCGTGTTTATCCCTAAACACGAATCGAAATTTACTTCGTTtacaaatcgaataaaaaaatatataaaatatttcgattaaaagaataatacgaaaatttgGCTACCACGAAATTATATGCCAATAAGAGTACATTTTCAGATTATTGCTTGATGTTGATGCGAATAACATGCGataattcgtaattaaaaaaaaaaaaaaagaggtgtAACACAATTCTCATTGCCGTACAATATTTAAGAACAAAAACATACTCATGCCGTCTCAAAAAGTGctcttctaaataaaaaaaaattgtttaatatacgGCGAATTGTCCATTATTGCGATAATTGAGAACGTGTTTATATGCGATACATACACGCATATTCGTTTGCGTAAGAAGCCTGTAATTATATACTGCTACGTATgtaactattataattattattaacgacgATATACAATTCATTcttgtaaaaacaaaaaaaaaaaaaaaaaaacaaacgttATGATTATGGTACAATAAACGttaacacaaaaaaaaaaaaaaaatttatttcgtcaaagtatttgcaatttttgattaatttttcacgtataaaaaattacgacAAGGAAAAGTAAAATACTGGAATGTTTTGATTTCaatgtatttttctaaaacgtaggataatattaataaaagtataagatACAGATACGAGTGAGATAATAACAAAAACAGATTAAAATCTTTACCAtaagaaaacaattattatgcaCGAAGTCACCGATACATTACTGGCATAATATACAATCGAATATGACACTAATATATCGGTTtactttttatacatttcgttttttttttttttttcctcattttTACAAACATCAACAGGAAAGGGAATAGGAACCTTTCTTTTATACTTGTGCCCATTTTGCTTGCCACATTAAACAATAAAGTGTCTTTACATaactataataatgtatatttgttTTCGTTTTGCAAACACTTGGTTTTGTGAACAGAAATAATAGATAGGACTCTTCATTTAGTCGGACTAGCAATATCGGCAAAACATCGTATCAGGCTAGTTCTCAACAATTGTACGATCAGTGAATTGCAGtggcttttcttttcttaataaagCTAATTTTGCACATAACCACTTTGTGTATAATAGACTCGATAATAAAGCGTTTTACTTCGCCAAAGTGAATatgaattatcaaatttaagaaGATATACACCCtgtaacgaataaatatataacaacatatgataatttacaaatatgttgaataatattatttacctgTCCTGGATATCTATGACTTCCTGCATAGATTTCATCTTGCGAATCTCTCCTAAAAgtctgtaaaaatattatatgtatagcataaaaatattattaatataaaaatagttatatttctcttttatcttattatcacTATTAGAAGAGATACTATTAGAAGAGAAGATAATGATACATGATACACTTACAGGTACCACCATACTTGTAGGTGGTGGCGATGGTTTATAATCAGATGGAATGGAACCATTTGCTATTCCACTTTCTAAATCATCTCTTGTTTCATAATCATCATCCTCCTCATCCTCATCCTCAGACTCGCTAATATGTACCGATACTTGATTGGTTTCCGGTTTTGACCATTCAAAGAACACTCCAAAACCAATGTCATAGTTATCTGTTGCAAATTCCCAAAACAAATAAGAGCCATCTTCATGCGTTGGTACTCTAACTGTTACTGTTTCTCCATGTCCAACCTTAATAACTGCATCGCTATCTTCTCTCctaatagtatttttaaattcttctacaCCCCCTCTAGTCCACATTTCTGGTGGAGCTATAGGTGGATAATCTTGCAAATCATCAGAATCTTCCTCGTTTAATTGAGCTGTTTCGcttgtttctttctcttcttccttttcagtATTTTCTATAGTGGCAGTGGTCATTTCTGGGGTTTGATCTTCTATGAGTAACTGATTCTGACGCAATTGTTGCATATATTGATGATAATGTTGTTCTTGTAACTGCCTTATTAGTACACCTTGTTGCTCTGGATTTCCAGGATATTGTTGTTCtgcatacattttaaattgataatacgTTTGTTGATTTAAGGCATCTTGAATTTGTCTCCTTTGAATTTCTTCCTTTAATCttgcttcttcctctttctttttttgttcatttaattcttgtaatcttctttcttcttctaatttctttgcttcttcctctttcttcagTCGCAATTTCTCCTCAATATCTCTTTTTTGTGCTTCTACAACTGTTCTAAATAATGGACATAATTTATCTAACAAAACTATAAATCCTTCCATTGCTTGTTCCTTAGATATATCTCCTAGATTTTGCCATGCCAATCGTCTATCCTTTCCAATTACATCCAACACACCCAAAGGTGGTGCATTTTCTGCAGTACATTTCCCATGTGTTACTTGTTGAGTAAAAGCCACTAGTTTTAATTTGTCTTCATAAGACAAATGGACAGCTTTACCCTCCTTCTCTATAATTATCACacaatttgcataaattattatcaattatatcaatattaaaataattaatttttatctacttattactttcaatcaataaaaagaaaataaaagtacaCAAAATCAACACAATGATCattagtaaaattttcatgtattcaatattttaatgtgttggcaatatatcatataacaaTGTAATAACGCGTATAAATAGGGACATgtcatttttctaatattaatttaaagaaatgaataacgaAACTATTCTAATAAACTgtcaatataattgatttaccTTTGTAGAAATTAACtgcaattttgtataattctttAGTTTCGAAACCCCATAATCGAGGTACcagtttctttccattttcgcTATCATCCTCGTTTTTCGTTGATTCCTCTCCTGATATCGTcaatttctcgattttctttccTACTGAGAAAATGTCACCATTGGTGCCCGCCATTTGCAATTGCACTGACACGTCAAATACTGTTGTTAGAACTGCCCTAACCTTCTATTTTTGACAGCACACCGCAATGGaaacatttctaaaatttttgtgaaaatcatGCAACGAGAAAAGTACTGTATTCGCAAATATATCATCATGCAGTACTATTTTTACAAtagcatttatatatatatatatatacatactatatacacatacacacacacacacatatatatatatacatacaacattaataattcaaattcttatGTGGATCAATTGTCGTATCTTAAGATACGTCGAATAATACTGACTAGAAGTTAATAGAAAacagaatgatttttaaaaatagatttaaatttttttcgtaatactagtggaaaaaattcgaattgaaatagattaaattgttcacagaattcatttttaaattgttgacttttttaatatccaatttttaattcgaaacaaaattttcgcggttaattcaaattaatttaatcgcgattaatttcaatgatttgaaatttattttactcctTTACTATCAAATTGAAAGagtcttaaaatttttaatattctaaaatttgaaaaaaaagataattaattttttatagataaaacatCTCACTAactaatttttacttaatatcCTTTCACgacttttcttaaaataaaacttcataatatcgtaataatgttataagataaaaagagaataactttccatttaaaaaaattaatttgacctTCAAGTTGCTCTCACTATTTCACCTacgtaaaaattaacgaaCATGTATATTTCGTTATATACTCTTTCCTCATTCACCGGTCGATGGTTCAATTAAAATCCACCGACGTTGCTACTAGTTCCATTCCCTATCTGCAGATGTCTCTGGATTCGGGAGCAACATGTTTAGTCGGCGACCGAGTGTCGCGAGTGTAGTTCGTTAGTGTAGCGAGTTGGTTATCTTTTAGCGTGCGAAGCGTAATGTAGAGGCGCGGGAGAGGCAAAAGCGTACGGACGCTTTCGATTCCGTGGGAGATCTCGTCAGACCTGGCGGACAGATGCGTGCGAGGCGAAGTACACTTCAGCGGCTTCAGTGTGCCACTGATTGTGAGTAGAAAAGCTTAgtgagcgcgcgcgcgcgtgcgaGCGGCAAATTGTGTGGATCTTTTTCGTGTTTTTTTCGACATGGCAGGGATATACCGTTATCCATGAACGTTTCTCCATCTCAATGCCTCCCCTAAAGGTGTACACATCGAAGGGTATTCCCTAAACACTGAACTGAGATCGATCAAGAGGGGAACCGGTACATGGAAGTTTCCTCGTAGGGAGAACAACGCGGATACAACAACCGGAGAAGCGATCCTGCAGAGCAAGGTTAGGTGAGTACTCTCTTGATCCGGCATTGTTTTAATCGCGTGGTACGCCGCGTTTTACGCGTTCCTCCCGCTGCATCGATTTTCGACCTCGTACACCAGCCACATTTTTGTCCTGTCAACCCCTAGTCGATCCGTTTTTATTAGTTTGTTGTGTTTTGTCGCACTATGGTCAAACGTTCGTCCGTGCggcgtacatatatatatatatatatatatatacattacaaaagcgtaatatatttacatgccATACCACCGTATATTGACACTTAGGTGTGTACACTTTGAGGGACACAGGTGAATGGAAAGGACTCTCTAGTAGTAGTATGCTGTGCGAGAAATTCTCTAGAAAACGTGACGTGATGGTTCAGTGGGACGCGATCGCTTCGAAGGAAGAATTGATCGACTCGCATTGCAGTCGCTGTCGCCACTGACACTTTAATAAATCTGCGGACCTTTAAAGGTTTAAAGGCTTGACGCTAATCGATGTTTAAATGCAACGTGATTACCGCTAATCTGTTTAGAGTATTGCAAAAGATTCGAATGAAATCTTGATACACGCGCATAAACGTgcttcttgtttctttttacgttgtgtattattttacatcattTCAAAGgtatttaacatttcaatctcttattaataattgttaatttttccacGCCAAACGAGGCGTGGAAAATACAGAATTCACAAAACGGTTGTTAAACTTATTGTCttcattttttcctctctttaatctttttcttttttttcttttttttttttttatctcgttaaCGTttctattagaataaaaaatcgcGGATTCCGTTTTTAatcatcttataattttttaatagcaaCTTTCCCGTTCCATGTTTCTTCATCTATGTATCATTAAGCtgcgtttttaattattttcgtctGTAGAGAGTAACGTAGaccgaatttcgaaatttttatctctttttgaataaatttaaatttaaagaagaacgAAGGGGAAGGAGAAGCTCGTTACTTCCATCTAGTCACGGGTTTTTCGTTTTCCTAAAAACGATTCCATTGTATTTCACATCGAAATCCAGGAACACGAAtcctttgttaatatttacgaGGCACGTAATTACGCCGGATCGGCCGAATTTCATTTAGTTCGGATTAATATTATCTGCgttgaaattagaattttccacttttcgagtttcgatcgtttcgatatATCTGATCTGCTCGATTTCATGATTTTATTCCGTTTTAAATCCTATGGAAAACGAAATtgtggagaaagagaaagtttaaaaaaaaaagaaacggtattcgtatatttccaaaaatttaaaaatcaaacatttttgaaaaaatataaaaacataagaaaATATGGTTTCGTTGTGATCtcgtttagaaaataattttaagagatttaaaaattcaaaaactatttataataattttttgctttaaattttccatttttaaatgaGATTTAAAGACtttgaagaagataaaaaaaaaaatttatttaacaattcgaACGTcatacatctttttttttttcgatgctttcattattatttaattaataaactcaTAACACGATACCGACAAGTGATAGTTAATTCAATTTAGACGTGGTACAAAATCTAGGTTAGTTCcagattagaattaaattaaaattaaattaaaccacTAACAGGAACAAACTTGTTGTAACGTTTTATTaggaaatttgaagaaataatttctttttatcgataaattcatCGTCAATTATCTTCTTTAACgacaataaaattcaaattaaaattccattcgtatttctttttcgtcccgaattatcgaatattaaattctaaacacatcgatataaaataatcgatgaaaaaaataacatgttTTGATATCTTTGATACCAatctatatcatatatttaatattatgtaatatatatctctttaatACAAGGAATGATAGAAGTTTGCAATTTGCAAGCTTTTCGTCGGTATCGGTGTATCTATATTTAGCCGAGGGCGTATTTCATAACCAGGTCCTCAAGTTTTGTAGGGCAAGCATCAGAATATACCTATAGCTCGGCCCGTTTAATCGAGTTTGATCTCCCTGGCCAGAGTCATCTTCCATTTACCAACTAACGCGCCATCGTGATTATCtacaaatttatctttcttccttcctttctttctctctctctctctctctttcttttcttttctcccctGTTACCTGCTATCGGTAACAgacaaaaatcgattttttcgtTCCATTGAATCGACTTTGAAAAAAGTTTGATTTCTCtgatgatcttttttttttttttttctttgtcacCTCTCAAGAATATAAGTTTGGAATAACTTAGAAaaagattctatttttctgttttatgTATAGTGGACATTGTATCAGCAGTCCTTTCACATTGTTCGAGATACACGTACGTGGGTACAGGGAAGCTCGGGGAAACTAGGCCAGGCTGGACTTCCTTTCCCGTTGAATACGTAGAAAATTCGCAaaggaaaaatgatatatataaatatatatatatgtagctTCTTATGATTCCATCGAAAAATGAGTTCTCGTTGCGTATCCCGGGGAAAAATCTCCGGGAGAAAATAGAACTTTCTCTCAAAAATATACACTTGGGAATGTATGAttgattttaagatttaaaattaaattttataacacggaaacggaatatatataaaattatctcgtCGAGCTAAAATAGTACATCctgttaaaattatcaatcataCGAACGTAATAATATTCTGGGAAATGAAGGAATCGTTtcgaacatttaataataatcgttacattatcgatcgagaaatggagataagaaataattcgGATGGGATGAAGAAGACGcatagaagagagagagataggaaGATTATTATAGAACGAGCGTCGAAGAGAGGAGACGATCGGATTGGACGTTCTCGTAATTGTTGTTGGCCACCCACGCAATGTAGATCCACGCACAAGGAAGCTGGCCGTGCGATGAGTTGCACAATTTAATAAGCGTCGTTCAAGGTTTCGGGGGCAATGAAATCGAGCGCGGTATCGGAAGAACGTACTTGGCCGAATTTATCGAACAAAGCGTGTTTCCACGATAAAGTCCAAAGGCAGCGAAAACTTGGTTAACAGCGAAGATAAATAGCGGTAATAAGCTTTATTTATCGTTGTTTGCACGAAGTTCGATCGATCCGtttctcttccccctccccctcccattttctttctttttagaagGAACCAATTTATTTCGTgacattatttatgaaatacgaTGATCGATCGGAGAGAAagtgagaaatatttaaatcgttaACTAGTATTGATGTATAACGcaactttttataatcttcgcaattgcatatattaataacgatgttttttttttactttaattcttCGTGAAATAGGCGATCGATCCgaaaagtaagaaataaaataatttaaatatatgaataacgGATAGGCTGAATCGGTTAAACTTTTCGAATCTTTGATCATAAAGCaactatttacttttttttaaatcttcttcgttttttttttttcttgtccaattatatataaataagtttaaaagtttatcgttattttgataaatatacggCAAGAACAAATCGTTCGACGAGGATTTAACGGCCATAAAAtcgctttttattttattgtccaattaatatttcttcccgcgtttccttttttttttttttttttttgaaattcaagcATCGAAATTCAATCGTTCATTTTTGGCTTCGGTTTTATCGTTCGGATGATTTTTCACGATCGTTTAGAATTATTCGTTTAACTTTCGTAATTcgttaaacttttaataaaaaaaaaaaaaaaaagaaatttcaaacagGAAacttaaaatagattaataacaaatgagatattattattacgtagtacgcgtgtaattaattttatagttgtAGTTATCGTGtcgtatttttgtttttttcttttcttttctttccttgctCCAGAATTAATAATCTGCGTCGAACGATTTCGATAAAGgcaaatttgttgaatttatcGTCCTattatttcacgaaaatttcACGCCGTAATTTAATGCcgttattaatttgtaatttatcgtCACGCGTGTCGTTCCTTCGTTACAAAAACTTTCGTTGcaacttttattttcctttaaagAATCGTTCGATTAAAGGACGAATAAAAATAGCTTTATTCTCtgttattcaatttatcaattttggaTTTTATCTCGCTTTGGTGGGGAGATTATAAGGATTAGATAGATTaaagatagaatttttcttttctgaggataaaaaaaagatggaataaTCTCTgttattggattaaaaaaagagagagaggaaagaaagaaagaaagagaagaattaaatgGCGTTTGCTtcggaataatataataattacgacACTCTGATGCTCTTTGTTGAGCCGCTTTCACCGGTTTCGAGGACATACGCGACGAGGAAACGACTCGAGACGATCTTGGCTCGCCTCTGCCATTGTCTTTCCCGCCGCTACTGCTGCTCGTGGATCGGTTATTTGTTCAAGCAACTCGCCTATCTGAACCGAAATGGAACGAGTTCCTTATCCGAGTCGTGAGcggaacgtaaaaaaaaaaaaaatttaatttgttcctccctctctctctctctttacaattcaaaataaaattcgaggcaaacaataataattctcgagaaatattaatgtaaaacaaaaaagaagaaaaacgaatcTCACTTTAAGTGAGCGTCTTAACGTCCTTTCGAGATCGCGAGCGATTTCATTACTCTGCAAAAACTTGTTGAAGAAAAACGTTCGCACCACGGCGCATGCGCGCGACCGTTGAATTCAACTCGCTAGGCGAAGTTAGTCGACGCTATTCGATGCCCCTTTAAAACCGAAAATATCCTATTAACCTTAAACGGGTAGGggaaaagggagggaagaCTTTGAAAAAACGAAAGCTGGTCTTCCCTTACGTTGTAAAACACGCGATTATCCTGTCGTGGAACGGTGTCGACGAgcggataataaaatatccgtGCCACCgtagaaaaggaaggagacagagatcgatcgagacagagatatatatatatgtatacaca from the Apis mellifera strain DH4 linkage group LG9, Amel_HAv3.1, whole genome shotgun sequence genome contains:
- the LOC411299 gene encoding Golgi resident protein GCP60 yields the protein MAGTNGDIFSVGKKIEKLTISGEESTKNEDDSENGKKLVPRLWGFETKELYKIAVNFYKEKEGKAVHLSYEDKLKLVAFTQQVTHGKCTAENAPPLGVLDVIGKDRRLAWQNLGDISKEQAMEGFIVLLDKLCPLFRTVVEAQKRDIEEKLRLKKEEEAKKLEEERRLQELNEQKKKEEEARLKEEIQRRQIQDALNQQTYYQFKMYAEQQYPGNPEQQGVLIRQLQEQHYHQYMQQLRQNQLLIEDQTPEMTTATIENTEKEEEKETSETAQLNEEDSDDLQDYPPIAPPEMWTRGGVEEFKNTIRREDSDAVIKVGHGETVTVRVPTHEDGSYLFWEFATDNYDIGFGVFFEWSKPETNQVSVHISESEDEDEEDDDYETRDDLESGIANGSIPSDYKPSPPPTSMVVPTFRRDSQDEIYAGSHRYPGQGVYLLKFDNSYSLWRSKTLYYRVYYTQSGYVQN